The genomic interval AGCTAAACAACCTGTATAAATTTGTTCTATGATCATTTTTATATTTTTAACACCTACAAGTTTTCAAATTCTGATTTCACTTCAAAAATTATACTTATAGACTTAGTTACTAATTCTGTTTAATTATATGCTTGATGTATGTATTTCGCATATTTTTCTTGCTGTTTTCTATCGCCGGTTTTGTAGAATTTTACAGCATCATTAGAGCGCATAAAAAAGTGATTGATATCTATAATTGATAAAATTCCGCTTCTAAATAAATCGTCTCTTACTGGACCTTTTACGCCTGCTAGTAAAAAAGTAATCCCTTTCTTTTTATAGTATTTAATACGTTCTTTTAACATTTCTACACCTGTACTATCTACTCTGTTTATGCTTTCTGCATCTAGAACAATCAATTTTAAGGCATCCCCTTTTCTATATGCCATTTCATCTAACTTGTCTCTAAAATAGCTAGAATTTGCATAAAATATTTGCGCATCAAACCTAAAAATTAAGACATCATCCTCAATAATAACTTCTTCAAAACGACTTCTATTTCTGTAAAAATTTGAGTTGGGTACTTTTCCTAATTCCGCCACATAAGGTCTAGAAGTTCTATAAATTAACACAATTAAAGACAACCCTACGCCAACAATAATACCAAATTCGATTCCTAATAATAACGTTCCAATAAATGTGGCTAACATCAACCAGAAATCTAAATGATTTGCTCTCCATAAAAAAGCGGCTTCTTTAATATTTACCAAATTAAAAACGGCTACAATAATAATTGCTGCCAATACTGTTTTTGGTAAATGATAAAATAATGGTGTCAAAAACAATAGCGTAATAACTACCATTACAACAGAAATTAAAGCGGCCATACCTGTTCTTGCTCCACTTTCTTGATTAATTGCAGAACGAGAAAAACTAGAAGTAGTTGGATATGCTTTAAACAACGACCCTACCATATTACTGATTCCTAAAGCTATTAATTCTTGATTGGGTCTTATTCTATATTCGTCCTGTTTTGCTTCTAACGATTTTCCTATAGAAATGGTTTCTAAATATCCAACCATTACCAGCGTAAATGCAATTGGTAATAATTCTCTTATTAAGTCGATATCAAACTCTGGAATTCCGAAAATTGGCAACCCAGAAGGAATATCTTTTACAATAGAAACACCAGTTATTGAGCTTCCAAAAAACTTTAAAATTAGAATACCTAAAATAACTACAATTAAGGCGCTTGGTATTTTTTTATTGATTTTTCTGAGGATGATAATAATTACCACAGAAATTAAACCAATAATAGTTGTTGGGTGATTAAAGTCAATAATTCTACCAAAAACATCTGCTACAACATACTGTAATTGATCACTTTGCACAAAATCAACTCCAAATAAATTCCGAAATTGATTGAACCCAATAATTAACGCTACCGCAGATGTAAAACCAGTTATAACAGGCTTTGAAAGAAAATTTACAATAAACCCCAAACTAAAAACACCCATTAAAAATTGGATTGCCCCAACCATTAAAGCCAACAAAATGGCTATTGAAATGTAACTCTCTGAACCTGCCAAAGCCAAGGTAGAAACACCGGTTGCTACGATTAAAGAATCCATTGCTACAGGACCTATTGCCACTTGTCTTGATGACCCAAAAATAGCATACATAACTTGTGGCATTAACGCACAATACAAACCATAAATTGGTGGTAAACCTGCAATTAAAGCATACGCAATTCCTTGCGGGATTAAAATAATACCAACAGTAATACCTGCCAATAAATCGCCCTTAAAAAGAGATGTATTGTAATTTGGTAACCACTCTAAAATTGGTATTATCTTTTTTATATTCATTAGCCCATCTTAACCTTCCCAAAGGGAAGGAATTCTTACTTTTTTCTCTTGTTTCTTGTTTCTTGTCTCTTGTCTCTTGTCTCTAAAGATTAAAACAATTCTCCTTGACTTTTCCCTTTCACTCTTCCTAAATGTGTGTATGCTAATTCTGTTACTTCTCTTCCTCTTGGAGTTCTCATAATAAAACCTTGCTGAATTAAAAAAGGCTCGTACACTTCTTCAATAGTTTCTGTATTCTCGGAAACTGCCGTTGCAATGGTACTTAAACCAACTGGTCCTCCTTTAAACTTATCGATAATGGTCATTAGAATTTTATTATCCATTTCATCTAAACCGTGTGCATCTACATTTAATGCTTTTAAAGCATATTTTGCAATTTCTATGGTAATACTTCCATCTCCTTTTATTTGTGCAAAATCTCTAACTCTTCTTAATAAAGCATTTGCAATTCTTGGTGTTCCTCTACTTCTCCCCGCAATTTCAATTGCAGATTCCATAGAAATAGGAACTCCTAAAATATGTGAACTTCTTTGAATAATTGTGGTTAACAATTCTGTTTTGTAATAATGTAAACGACTGCTTATTCCAAAACGTGCTCTCATTGGCGCAGTTAACAAACCAGATCTGGTTGTGGCACCAATTAAAGTAAAAGGTTCTAAATTGATTTGAACAGTTCTGGCATTAGGGCCAGATTCTATCATAATATCAATTTTATAATCTTCCATTGCAGAGTATAAATATTCTTCTACAATAGGACTTAATCTATGAATTTCATCAATAAACAGCACATCACGTTCATCTAGATTTGTTAACAAACCTGCCAAATCTCCCGGTTTGTCTAAAACCGGACCAGAAGTAACTTTTATTCCTACTTCTAATTCGTTTGCTAAAATATGTGCTAAAGTTGTTTTTCCCAAACCTGGAGGTCCGTGAAATAATGTGTGATCTAAAGCTTCACCTCTTTGATTTGCTGCTTCAACAAATATTTTTAGGTTATCTATGGCTTGATCTTGTCCTGTAAAATCATCAAAAGAGAGTGGGCGTAACTTTTTTTCTACGTCTAAATCTTCGTTAGATAAATTGTGGTTTTCAGGATTTAAGTTTTCATTCATAACCACAAAGATAATTGAATTTAGATTACTCTTTTGTATGTTTTGTTACTGTCTAGTCCTAAATAGTCGATACAGATTCATAAAGTATTAAATTTAATACTTAAAACTCAACAATGACATCATTGTTCAGGTGTTTTAGACGGGACAACATTATAAAAAAAACGTTTAGAGAAACCTATAATAGTAGCTATGTACTATTTAACAAAATTACTACTAAAAAGGTAATACTTTATATACCAATAGTACTATGCTATTTTAATTACAATTAAAATAATTAATAACAAGTTCCATTGTTGGTTTATGAAGACAACGGAGGTGTTTCGTCTGTTCTTTTAGGTTATTTAACCACACCAAACTATATAGAGATATAATAAATCAGTTGCATTTGTTATGGTTTAAGATTAAATACAAACAAAGAGAAATCTTACAAACACCCTAAATCTATTTTTCTAATATAAAGAAGTAATATTAGTCCATAAAAAAACTCCAAAAAATTACTTTTTTGGAGTTTCAATAGCCCGTTAATTGGCTAAACAAAAATAAAAATTATTTATTAGCAGCTAATTTAGCTTCATGTTTCCATAAATTTACGCTAACAATTGCATTGTTGTTATAATTAATTTCTTTTAAAGATTCATCATTCCAAACAAACCACTTCCCTACTTTTTTGCCATCATTGTATTTGGCAATTTGAGTTTTATTCCCGTTTTTATCAAAACGAGTCCATTGACCTGTTAATTTTTTATCTTTAAAGTACCCTTCAGTACTGATAGAACCATCTTCGTAATAATAAGTAGCTTTCACTAAATCTCCTTCTATGGTATAAGTTGTTTCTCTATCTTGTGCGTATCCTATTGTTGCTACACAAAGAACTATAAGTGTTAGTATTTTTTTCATGACGATAATTTTTTATTGTTACATTACATGTTCAAATATACGTAAAAACTTACAATTAAGCAACCTTTTGGTAACATTAATTTAACATTGGAGTTTTAAAAATAAAAACAATACCTTTACTATATATAAATTTAAAACAAACATGATGGCAGTTATAGAGGTTATTGAAGTATTAGCTAATTCTGAAAAAAATTAGGAAGAAGCGACTAGAATAGCAGTAAAAGAAGCTTCTAAATCAGTAAAGAATATAAGATCTATTTTTGTACAATCGCAAAGCGCTAAGGGCTGTTGTTAATAATGATGAGGTTGCTGAATTTAGAGTAAACTTAAAAATCACATTCGAAGTAAATTAAAAAAAACCTACGTTATTTTTTTCATAAAAAATTAAATCAATCTAACTAATACAACACAATGAATACTATACAAATAATTCTTATCAGCTTAGTTGCTATCATTCATATATATATCGTTTATTTAGAAATGGTTGTTTGGACCTCAGAAAAAGCAATGAAAGCCTTCGCTATAAAAACCAAAGAATTTGCAGAAGAAACAAAAGGAATGGCTGCAAACCAAGGTTTATATAACGGTTTTATAGTTGCTGGATTAATATGGTCTTTAATAGCTGTAAAAGTAGATGTTGCAATCTTCTTTTTGTCTTGCGTTGCAATAGCAGGACTTTATGGAGCCTATTCTATAAAGATAATCCGCATACTTTATATACAAACGATACCAGCAACCCTAGGTATTATTTCACTTTTAATATTATAGTTAAACTTTTTCTTGTTCAATAAGAAACCTTTATTTTTGCATTTAATTCTTAAACAGAAGATAAAAAATGAAAAAATATTTAGAGTATTTAGAAGGATTAATTATTGAATATACGCCTAAAGTATTAGTAGCATTAGCCATTTTAATTATTGGTTTATTAGTTATAAAACTAGTTGTTAAAGGTGCTAAAAAGGCAATGAGTAAGGGTGGTATTGACATTACGCTTCAAACTTTTTTAAGTAATTTACTTGGTTGGGCACTAAAAATATTATTAATTATAGTTGTTATCTCTAAACTAGGAGTAGAAACAACCTCTTTTGCAGCAATTATAGCAGCAGCAGGTTTAGCTGTTGGTTTAGCACTGCAAGGATCTCTTGCTAATTTTGCTGGAGGTGTTTTAATTATGATTTTTAAACCTTTTAAACTAGGTGATTTTATTGAAGCACAAGGTGAAAGCGGAACTGTAAAACAGATTGAAATCTTTACAACGAAACTAAACACTACAGATAATAAAGAAATTATAATTCCTAATGGAACTTTATCTAATGGTAATATTGTTAACTATAGTACAGAAGCTACTCGTCGTGTAGATTTTACTTTTGGTGTGGGATATGATTCTGATATAAAGAAAACAAAAGATCTTCTTTATGGCATTTTAAACAACCATCCATTAATTTTAAAAACTCCTGCTGCTGCAGTTAATTTATCTGAATTAGGAGACAGTTCTATCAATTTCTTTACCAGAGGTTGGGTAAAAAAAGAAGACTATTGGACAGTTAAGTTTGAAGTTATGGAACAAGTAAAAGAAGCTCTAGATGAAGCTGGAATTGACATTCCTTATCCACACAGAGTAAACATCAACAAAAACGAATAATATTTTTAAAAGGTAGGTTTCTTTTTCTTTTCAGGAATAACCACAAAATCTTTTAAATAAAATGGTTCAAAATAAGCGACATCTTCGATGTCGTTTTTTTTGTACTTATTATAAGATAATAGTGCCATTTCTTTCGCAGAAGGGAACTTATCATCAATAAAAACTGCATTTTTATGGGTAATTATTTCTTTACATTTATGCGCTCCATCACCTAAAAAGTAAACGGTATTTGTTTCTAAATAATCTGAAAAAGAATTTTCATCAATTATCTCTGCTTTAATATCTCTTATTTGCTCGTAATCCTCATTAAAAACAGCTGCATACACCTCCATTCTTCTAGCATCTAACATCGGTATAATAATACCTTTGTCCACAGAAGTAGCATGCGCTAAAGATTCTAATGTTTTAATAGAAATTAAAGGCTTATCAAAAGCAAAACAAAGCCCTTTTGCGGCAGAAACTCCAATTCTAAGTCCAGTATAAGATCCCGGACCTTTGCTAACGGCTACAGCGTCTATTTCAGTAGAAGTAATATTTACTTCATTTAATACATCTAAAATAAAAGGGTGTAATACTTCTGCGTGAGAATAATTACCATTATTCAATTCTTTTATTGCTATAACTTGTCCGTCTTTTGCAAGACTTACAGAGCAGTTCTTGGTCGCGGTTTCTATGTTAAGGATAATTGCCAATTGTTCTATTTTTATGCAAATATAAGTTATAGAAAAAAGAAAACCTCGCAAATGTGCGAGGCTTCATAAGGAATCTTTATTTTATTTATTCTAGAATCAATTCTCCAGAATAGAATTGTAAAACTTTTGTTTTAAAAACATAATCGTATTTAGAGCGTATCATGGTAGCTTCTGCATTTACCAAACGGGTTCTTACTTGATCAAAATCAAACAAAGTAATGGTTCCGTAATTGTAACGTTCTTGTGCATTTTTAAAAGCTTCTTTTTGCGCTTCTAAAGAAATAGTTGAAGCTTCGTAGGTTTTTAATGCAGACTTAACATCTAAAAAAGATTGTTCTATCGT from Polaribacter sejongensis carries:
- a CDS encoding SulP family inorganic anion transporter gives rise to the protein MNIKKIIPILEWLPNYNTSLFKGDLLAGITVGIILIPQGIAYALIAGLPPIYGLYCALMPQVMYAIFGSSRQVAIGPVAMDSLIVATGVSTLALAGSESYISIAILLALMVGAIQFLMGVFSLGFIVNFLSKPVITGFTSAVALIIGFNQFRNLFGVDFVQSDQLQYVVADVFGRIIDFNHPTTIIGLISVVIIIILRKINKKIPSALIVVILGILILKFFGSSITGVSIVKDIPSGLPIFGIPEFDIDLIRELLPIAFTLVMVGYLETISIGKSLEAKQDEYRIRPNQELIALGISNMVGSLFKAYPTTSSFSRSAINQESGARTGMAALISVVMVVITLLFLTPLFYHLPKTVLAAIIIVAVFNLVNIKEAAFLWRANHLDFWLMLATFIGTLLLGIEFGIIVGVGLSLIVLIYRTSRPYVAELGKVPNSNFYRNRSRFEEVIIEDDVLIFRFDAQIFYANSSYFRDKLDEMAYRKGDALKLIVLDAESINRVDSTGVEMLKERIKYYKKKGITFLLAGVKGPVRDDLFRSGILSIIDINHFFMRSNDAVKFYKTGDRKQQEKYAKYIHQAYN
- a CDS encoding toxin-antitoxin system YwqK family antitoxin — translated: MKKILTLIVLCVATIGYAQDRETTYTIEGDLVKATYYYEDGSISTEGYFKDKKLTGQWTRFDKNGNKTQIAKYNDGKKVGKWFVWNDESLKEINYNNNAIVSVNLWKHEAKLAANK
- the ruvB gene encoding Holliday junction branch migration DNA helicase RuvB gives rise to the protein MNENLNPENHNLSNEDLDVEKKLRPLSFDDFTGQDQAIDNLKIFVEAANQRGEALDHTLFHGPPGLGKTTLAHILANELEVGIKVTSGPVLDKPGDLAGLLTNLDERDVLFIDEIHRLSPIVEEYLYSAMEDYKIDIMIESGPNARTVQINLEPFTLIGATTRSGLLTAPMRARFGISSRLHYYKTELLTTIIQRSSHILGVPISMESAIEIAGRSRGTPRIANALLRRVRDFAQIKGDGSITIEIAKYALKALNVDAHGLDEMDNKILMTIIDKFKGGPVGLSTIATAVSENTETIEEVYEPFLIQQGFIMRTPRGREVTELAYTHLGRVKGKSQGELF
- a CDS encoding mechanosensitive ion channel family protein, which encodes MKKYLEYLEGLIIEYTPKVLVALAILIIGLLVIKLVVKGAKKAMSKGGIDITLQTFLSNLLGWALKILLIIVVISKLGVETTSFAAIIAAAGLAVGLALQGSLANFAGGVLIMIFKPFKLGDFIEAQGESGTVKQIEIFTTKLNTTDNKEIIIPNGTLSNGNIVNYSTEATRRVDFTFGVGYDSDIKKTKDLLYGILNNHPLILKTPAAAVNLSELGDSSINFFTRGWVKKEDYWTVKFEVMEQVKEALDEAGIDIPYPHRVNINKNE
- a CDS encoding DUF1304 domain-containing protein codes for the protein MNTIQIILISLVAIIHIYIVYLEMVVWTSEKAMKAFAIKTKEFAEETKGMAANQGLYNGFIVAGLIWSLIAVKVDVAIFFLSCVAIAGLYGAYSIKIIRILYIQTIPATLGIISLLIL
- the tsaB gene encoding tRNA (adenosine(37)-N6)-threonylcarbamoyltransferase complex dimerization subunit type 1 TsaB, with protein sequence MAIILNIETATKNCSVSLAKDGQVIAIKELNNGNYSHAEVLHPFILDVLNEVNITSTEIDAVAVSKGPGSYTGLRIGVSAAKGLCFAFDKPLISIKTLESLAHATSVDKGIIIPMLDARRMEVYAAVFNEDYEQIRDIKAEIIDENSFSDYLETNTVYFLGDGAHKCKEIITHKNAVFIDDKFPSAKEMALLSYNKYKKNDIEDVAYFEPFYLKDFVVIPEKKKKPTF